acaaatcctAATTAAACTCAAGTCCCCTAATCACTTCAGTTGTTGGAAACttaaaatcaagaaatatgCACCTCAAATATACACCCTGTTGTTTGGATTTGATTCAGTCAAGGAATGCTTTGATGTCAGAAACCTTTTGCTTTTATGAAGCACATTCCCCTTGCACTTCACAATAACCACTATGTCATTAAATATATGGCCAGTCTCCCACATGCTCTCCTGCATCTAAACATCATAGCTGATTTGCTCAAAAGTACACTGCCGTATAGATAAAAGCATACACATTTAACCATCTTATCATATGATCACAGTTGGCCAGAATACAATGCATAATGATGAacttattgcaacattttctcTGATTTTCTTCCCCCCAACAAAGACCCTATGAAGTCTCGAATCCCTGAATGGTTAGAATATTTATTCTTTTCTTACCTGTTGGGCTTCAGGACTGTACATAATGCCTTTCTATCCTTTTTTAATCTTACATTTTGCCATATATTACGAGATCCATTGAAGCAAAAGATTTTGCtttaaagagaaaacaaaacacatgtaCTGTGTATGACCTCATGTATAATACAATATTACATGGTCATTCATGTACCAATTATTTAAGGATTAGTAAATGTTTAAATAAAAATTTAATAACAACATTTTACTTTGCATACCTCACACCCAGTTTCCTGATCACGGACTGCAGtttgatttgatatattttccgAGTGCTGTACATTTACCGACAGTGATATGGTGTTCTACTACTAAAAGTCACTCTGTAAACTTGGCGAGGCAATGTTCCAACATTACTGCAAAGATGGTAGACGTTAGCATACAGGTCCCTACATTGTGCAAAGGTAAAAAGTTGCTGCTTGATTTTTCTTCCAAATGGCACGATCACCTCTGAACTCGTCTCGTCTGCAGAGCACAGAAAGTGTATTGTCTAATCACACAGGATCCGGAGTGTATCCAGCTTTCTTCTCGCATCGCGTCCAGCATCTCCCGCCGTTCCACGGCAGAACATGCGTCCCAGAGTATTTCTCAGTTCTCAGGattcacacaaaaaagaaaagaaaataaaacctgGACAGTCGACCACGCACTCGCCTGACAGAAGATTGAAACTTTTCTCcatttttcgttgttgttttcgTCAGGAGATGGGGGCACCCTCATTGACAAATTTACGAAGCTGTCATCTGAAGCGCAGAAACAAGGGCCTCCTGGTGCTCCTCAGTGAGGTGGGGTAAACACAGCGACCAGAGTTCGGCGTTGCTCTGCGAGAAAAGACGATGACGTATGAGGGTGTGAGAAAGAGACAACCAGAAGATGGCAGACGGACGTGACGGAGAGATAACCCAACTCATCCTGAGAAGGCGAGCCTCTGGTGCTATCATCTTTTCCCATTTCACTTCTTATCAGGATATTTAGCCACCAAAATATGTGCTTTTTTTGACCAGCACGTGTTGCAAAGGCTAAGTTCACTGAATGGGACATTCAATGACTTCATTGAATAGCTGAGATATAAAGGCAGGAATGGTGTGATTCATGACTCTTTCAACTTTCCATTCATAGCGAAGAACTAAGAATTGACATCATTATCAAGTTTTACATCTAAGGTGACTTGAAAAGAATAACTCTGATAATGACACAGAACTGAGGGCAATTTCAGTTTTACGACAGATTATGTATGATTGCATGggattatcattatattatgaTGAACGAGCATATAACTATGGTACATGAGAAAGATTAAAGATTAAAGATTGCGAATGAACAACAAAGTCAAAATATTTAAGACTTTTTCTGGAGCAGTTTTTCATGATGTCTGACTTTTCAATAATATTAACTatatggtcttttttttttccagggtaACCTCTTAAGTGTTGCTACTGCAATGCTACAGGGCCCTACCATTATCATTGACATTACGCCATTACtattgaaataattatgtttttttttttccatctttgaCGAAACAGCATtaaatttcacaccatttttTATCTAAGAGCAGACAGTGCTTGGCTGAATGCAAGCATGTCATTGGCAGCATCAAATGACACTGAATATAGTCAAATGCAATACACGGCAAAAACATTAACTGCCCTTtctgccttttttctttttcttcttcttcaatcatCTACATCTTGTCTTCCAGTGTCACCCACCTGCACCTCACGGACGATGCCGCTACACCTCCGGAAGACCTCCTCGCTCTCGCTCAGCGCCTCCCGAGCGAAGGCCTCTGCGATGACGGCTAGGATGTTGGGGAGGTTGGAGTTGTTTGCTCCCAAAATGATGGCATTATTTCTTGAATTAAATGACATAGGAAGCGAAGAGAACACACATAAATATTAGTCACAGCAGACTCTTAGTTGGGTTCATACAAGCTTTAGGCATTCCACATTCATGTACTCATCAATAACtactttagcacatttcctgGACTTCATAtccaaacaaaaaataaattttttAAGGCCAAAGGGAAATTTATGCACTTATGACGGCTCATAAGAAACATGCAAAATAGGATGAGATAGCAGTTCATGATGTAGACTGAAGATGGGCACATAATGACACTACAAAAGTGGGAAACTAGTTCTGCAGACTATCTAAATATATTAGCATAGACTCTGGAGGAACATAAACCTTCATTCCAACCTTAGGTTCAGGGCGAGTGATAAATATCTTAAGCACTCAGAATACAAGGAAACTGTTGATACGCTAATTCATCCACTTTTTACATAAATGTGTCTACACTACAATTTGGTACATTATCATTCCTATACCAAAAGCACTTTGGAGTACAATCATATGTCATGGAAAagcacttcaaaaaaaaaaaaaagagcagatgCATTCCAACTGCTTTGATTACAGTGATGATTTGAgtatcatcattaccaccattTTATCCTGGATATCACAAGCATTATGTATGGTCATTTTATACAATTTTCTACAACAATATCTAATATCATATATTTGGTTTTTAGCTGTGCACAAACATGCTGTAGAACAGCCCTGGCCAATGCTTGTACcgtgctgaaatgaaataaatgaatgaatcaacCATCATcaatgattactgtaaaacacaatattcttgcggcatgaaattttcgcaaattggagccgatggcatTTTTCagaacatgaaattttcgctagttgcctctaacattcaatgcatatataaTGTAGAcggaactttcgcatgcattttgattttgcgaatcttggctctcacgaaattcacgaaaataaaatgcacgcgaacatttctcgtATTACAGTATATCATCGGTACCGTCAGTAAAGATAACTCACGACTGCACGAGGTCGCAGAGGAAATTGTATATGTATGCCGCCTCCTCCCGGTCCTCGGATACCGGCAGCCACTGGAACCAGACGGGCAGGATCTCCTCCATGTTGAGGCTGTTCTGGTTGTGCTGGACGATCTTGGTTACCGCGGAGATGGCGTTCTCCGTTGCCGCCAGGTTGTCCTTCTCCCTGGACCCCGTCTCCATGATGACTTTGGTCAGAATCGGGATGGCCTCTGTTTATAGTGAGTGTGGAAGGGAGAGAAGAGGGGTCATCCAATTTTCTGCTTCTCAACATGCATCAAATATTCTAGTCTATGCATCATTTTCTTGTTACAACTACCAATATCTGACTTATCTTCAGTCTCAAGTAAATCACACGTTCACTCTTGCCCAACACTGACTCACTTCTGCTCTGTATTTGGATTCACTCTCAGAAGCAAATCTAAATCTTGCTGTAAATAATGCGAAGTACTATCTAAAAATCCTGATGAATCTTGCTTCAAAACCAAGTTAGTCTTCTTCTCAATTCTGATTTACATTCAGTCTCAAAGCTAACCAACTCTCAACTCTTGCTCCAAATTCAACAAGCTCCTGACCTAAAATCTCACTCATGTCTAGCATACAAACTCTTACTTTGAATCTGAGACACTTATGATCTCTAATATGACAACCTCTTAGTCAATACATCTGACCAACTTTAAACCTCAACTTTGACGTAATCTCAATCTCAAGTTTCTCCTGCTTTCAGCCTAGTGTCAGCTTCAACTCTGATTCGATCACGATGAGCTGTCCTACTATCAGTTTTTGCTGGATCTTCCAGTGCAACAAGGTACACAAACAACAATTTCTCAATACATCCAAAGGTCACTGAGAGTTCAGTCAACTTACCTAGACATGCTGGCACAAACTGCGGCCCTCCAAACTTGCCTAGAACCCCACAACCATACGCGGCGGCTTGACGAACTTCAGGACTCCGATCGGCCAGGTTTTGCAGCATGGGTCCCAGGAAGTAGTCCTTGTACTTGAAGGCAAGCTGAAAGGCAAACAGAGTGTAAAGTGAGGCGCTCAGTAGGAATAACATACTAGGAGTGGGGGGCCTTGCCAGTCTGTCAACCACACAAAAGCTTATAGCTGGGACTAATCAGGTGGGCATGGACCACATCGTAGCATGTAATTACTCAACCAGGAAGTCACGTAAAGAAATACTCACAGGTCCACAGAActcgatgacatcatcaaacatGCAGATCGCCCATTGTCTGTCTGTCCAGGGTTTGTCTTGGGGCTGCAAAAGACAAACAGATCTTTCATTAGTACGTCGTCATACTGAACCATACTGATCTTGTGTATGACATTTAAACAGCAAAGAAACGGCTTCATAAAACTTGGTCAAACtataaaatgtacaatgcacaagaatgaatcatttatgatgaaaaacatttctttcGAAGAACCACTTTGCATAGAATGACATGATAGGAATGTCCTACAGCATTAATCGATGAACAAATAATCTAACATATTTTCAGTCCACACCCTTTGCACAAGACAGTGCATGTGTTTAGCGGAACAAAAGTAACAAATACGAAGGACACATTTGTCAAAGGAAACCAATTAGTACTTACCAGTAATCTCACAATGTTTGGCAGGAGCATCTCGAAGAGGGGCAGCGCTGTGTCCGCATGTGTGCCCATGACAGAGTGCAAGATGTCAGAGATCTTGCTGAGTAAATACACATCGTCCTCATCCTACGAGAGCCAGAGAACAGAAAATGTTTGGAGAAAACTCACAACTGTTCCAGtattatatcttttttaatatcTCTTCACCAAgcaaaaaacgaaaataaaatgTCACTGATCTCAAAGAGTTAACCCTAAATCTAGCCTGGCTAAAATTAAAAAGAGTTAACTCTTAAACCTCTAACaatcacaaatacataattatcactgatctaaaaaagtgtaaatctggCTCAAGGCATCATTTCATGGCACATGTTTCATCAAATTCAAGATATCTACGCCGTTTAAGGTTGTAGACTTTCATATTTTACCTGCATATtctcattcaattttttttttttttcagcttcatAGGATTATTGCATATGTATTGACACTATCAACAGGCCTATGTTTTGTGCCATCTTCATACAACATTTATACACAAAGTTGGGCCAACAGGTCTCCTGAAGCACTTCGATGCCCGAGATCACATGTGAAGAGAGGCataattgtcatggtaaccttCAATACTACAGGGAATTCAAACATACAACTTCCTGAGCACTCTAAACCTTGGTGACCGTTAATACTGTATTTACAGCACTTTAGGAGTGCTCCTGAGCGTAGCCTTGCAAGGGGCTTAACTGTAGAGTGCTTCAGGGCTCGAATGTCTGTTCATACCGAGTTTTGAGTGCTTCATGAGCACTCCATACGTCATGTCTAAATGGGGTGCCAAACTATTATGAAGGCCGAGTATGAACTCTCACCTCATCTTGCAAGCCTTCCTCGACCACATCGTCATAGTCTTCATCTTTCCTTTGCTCTGTCAAATTGGGAGAAAGATCGAAAACATAGTGTCAAACTATGGTGTTAGGATCATTCTGCATCACACAAAATAAGCCTTTGTCCAGAATTCAActctccaatattttttttgagATAGCAGACAGTATTAACTGTATACCAAAGTAGTCATGAACATGGTTTgatttgtcctttaaaggacaagttcaccttcataaacataaggattgagagaatgcagcaatattagtagaacacatcaaagaaagtttgaggaaaattggacaatccgttcaaaagttatgaatttttgaagtttttgtgcagtcaccgctggatgagaagactactgcagtgtatgatgtcacatgcgtacaacaatataaggaaaatataaagagaatttcacaaaatttcatcttttgaaaaaaagtacacattccctcgactcgttactgacataagttatgggtaatattattcccattgccttcagaaagaggcaagtcaagtgctcttttattatgcgaaaaaaagtgaaaatatgttgaattttctttacattttctttatacagctgtactcatatgacatcacgagccttagtagtctcctcatccagcggttccaacacaaaaattttaaaaattcataacttttgcatcgattgtccaattttcctcaaactttcactgatgtgttctactaatattgctgcattctctcaatccttatgtttatgaaggtgaacttgtcctttaactaccATCAGTATCCTTTGCCTGCTATGACTGACTGCGTGATGGTTTGTTTCCTTGTAACATGACTGCCAAGGAAAGAACGGATGCTTGGAAGCAAGCAACCGCAGTACTGACGGCGAAGCTCCCTTCAAAGGATTACGCAGTGAGGAAAGCACATCTAGCCTAGGAGTACAACTGCCACAGACAGGGGACTTAAACCATAGATCTAGGATTTACAGCATGGTATCTTATCCGACAACTCCATTGTCTTATCCACTGAACCACAACAGCCTTTCAAAAGAACTTAAAAATTGTTCATTTAGGAGGAAGCTCATAGAAGCAAAATTATTTTTCAATAGAGACCCATTTCAATGTCACTAAACTATCAAGAAGCCCTCGCCCGTTATCCAATTTTTGAGAAGTAGTCCAATGTTATGATTTGTATTTCAAGTCATAGAGAACTCTAAACTGATATTTCCTTATTTATCATGTCGCTATAATCACATTATAATTCTTACTGCTGTCAATGACATCAAATCATATAGAAGAGtatttgtcttcttttgttttttgaggatCTGGAAGAGACCCCCCACAAGTGACATCTCAGCTCCCTCACAAGGTAAACGTAGCAAAGAAATCAAGCTTTTCTgtttgacttctctctttcctaAAGCATGAAGAAATTTCGTCCAACTTCCTTTCTTCCTCATCACACCCTACCTTGTCTCTCCTCCTGCCGTTTGAAGTGTGACTCAAACATGTCGTTGAGGGTTGTGGCGAcctcttgcatctgattggcgtTCAGCGACCCTCTGCCAAGGAATTCGATGCACTGCGGGATAGAAAGCCAAGCCATCATCAGGCCAAATCGAGAAGCACAGAAATCTCATCACTAAATCCTTACCCATTTCGAGATGGAATAATGACAACTCTCTCATCATAGTGGAAAAGATAGTATGCTGGTCTTTGCACATGGGGCATATTCCtcgtattaacccgttgaggacagactgactttgctacaacacacatttcccatagacacctgcctgagtatactcgtgactcgtcctcagtgggttaaaagTGATCTTGATTCAACTCTGCTctcagttttttttcttttcttttgaccatatcaAGACAATTTATACCCCCAAGAACTATAAACCCCCGTTAAATACCAGCGAGTGATAGGGTTAGAGTACAGGTTACTTATCATCATGTCTGTATGATGCTTGGATTGCAACTCATAATAATCTCCCAGATTAACCGAACAGACCTCTAAAGATTAGCATAGCAGCACAGCTTGCTTGTTTTTAAATACAAGTTCTTGAGCATATGATGAGTGACAGTTTGACAATAAAAGGACACACATCACTACAgaggattttgaagaaaaaaaaaggctgattttaaaacaaaaaatgtgtttgaaaaaaaaaaaataaagagagaaacaTCGAGAAAGATACTGACAGAGGAAGGAGAAGTCATCAAGAGGGGTTCAAAAAGGACAACACAAGCAAAACTTACCTTTGCCAAGGACCCCATGTGCTGCTGTAGGATGTCCACCTCCGGTTCGGTCTGGATGGCCTTCAGGAGCTCTGGGTAGATGTACTTCCACTTCTCCACCAGGTACTGCTCCCCTTTGATCTTGGCACACTCCAGGAGGAGGGGCAGGGACTCTGACGCTGTATACCTGACAAGTGCGACCAGCCGTCAAGGAAGATACAACTATCCATCATATTATCCATCACACATCTATATGTGGGTGTGCAGCTCCCTAGCCCAGCTTACAAAGTTAGCAAGAGAGCTCTACGCATTGACAGTGCATTCATTGTTTCTTCGTGTGACATTCAAAcctggaaaaagtgcaatttgtcattgttgtcctTTAAGTTCATgggctcagtcatgcatgacatttgtcaaatAACTAGGTATGAACAAAAAGAAGGAGAGTTTCCCTTTCCTTACAACCAACATtgcgctctccatagctgacaattaagaaatagtagccctccaaagctggattaccatttttttttttttttttttggggggggggggggttatgcaCTGTATAGACGACAATATTTATACTTATGTAAGTATGTGTATtcatcatcaaaatgaaaatgaattgatggAAAGGATATCATCATGAAAATAGAACTTCAGCAGTGGAACCATGATCTCGACGACCTGGTCGGTGTAGTCGGCAAACGCCTCCTTGAGCTCTCTGGCGTAGCACACCAGCATCTGGCAGGCTGTGCTCTTGTCTTCCAGGCCTGCTGTCTTGATTCCAAAGCTTTGCTGTCGAGGagaaaagtgggggggggggggaaacacaTAAGCAAGGCAAACTTCATCCAAACTGAAGAACTTGGGAATTTTTAGGACTGTGCTTTTCTTCCATTCTTTCTCTTTGAATtgtttttgtgttattttgttgttgttgttttttttttgtttttttgttgtttttttttaagagacaGGTGTATCATTTAAGACTCAGCACAGGCATATTGCATGATGGATAAGATAAAGCTTCAGATCAAACAGAGATCAAAGGAGATTGAAGGTACAAATTTCAGATGATTGTGAATAGCCAAACTTGGACGTTTACTCTGTACTTCAGTTGCCTTTTCACGCAGTAACTGCTTTGCCATGTACATATAACACCACACACTACCAAGGTTAAAAAAGTTATTACTCAGTTCTCAAAtcatcacattaaaaatctACATGAACTGCAATACAGGAAAGGAGAAAACTTACATATTGTATGATTGCACAGTGTTAATCTTACGATGGAAAATGAAGTactaaataaatgtttttcagtaACTGGTATTTGATATTGAGGATAAGCACAGAGGATAACTACTTTTAGCACATAGAGAattactgataataataatggttttataaatgtgaattatcattgttgttgttattattattattatcatcattatcattactgttatcatcatcattactacagAGCTAGGATATGCAGGAAATCTACTGTTGGAAGACAGAAGGATTTCGAGATGGTCAAAAACTTACCTGGTCTCCAAGATTCACAAACTGCCATCCCTCTTCCTCACTAATCGTCTTGGCATCCTCAGCTGTGGaagacaaaaagaacaaagatttGTTGGTGGCCATGAAAAATTCAGGAGTGAAGCACTTTTTTCCTCAAAGCCATAATGGTAGAGGCCACTACCAGACCTCCATAAATCTCTTCCACTCTGAAAAAGTATCACTTCTAAGAAAGCCTAAATTATCCAACTTCAGGTGGAGAGAGCAATGGGCATCACTGGCATAGCATGTCTCAAATCTGCAAATTAACTATTTGACCTTATGGTAATGCATAATGAAATAACCAAATTTCCTCCTGTTTTCATTCACTATGCCATCTTGCATTCTTGTGTGTAAGTTGGTCTTTTCTTCATTTGGTTATCCTTTGTGAAATGTAGGTAAAATTTGTATGCACTGCCGGAAGTTGGAAGTCTCATTCGATCATCGGGTGTataaatcatcatcatccataatcatcatcatcatcatcatcattgccgtCATCATCGCCgttatcatcaccaccatcattgtcatcatcatcgtcatcattgtggtcgacatcatcatcaccaccatcaccctcaccatcatcatcaacacatTAAGCTAACAGACTATTAAAGGGTCTCCAAGGCAGAGGATAAGTATAACAATGAGAAAAGGAAGGAAGGGTTCAGAAATAGCACTCACAATCAAGAAGAGCCACTTCTGGTTTGAGTGATGCGGTCTTGAGGAGCGGCCCCATGACAACGGGGAGATAACTCTGGAAGCTGGGGCCTAGCAGCTTGCACATTCTCGCCCAGGCCGAGATCATGTAGGAGATCTGTGGGTCGTCGTCCTCGAGGTCGCTGGTGTCCGTCTGTGTTCTGAGCAGAAGGTCCATGACGTCGTTTGCATCTTGCATGAACTGTGGAAAAGTTGAAAACTTGAATAAGTTGCAAATCTTAAAACAATGAGTTTTGCTATGAATTCCGATACAAACAAGTATGGTCAGCCAACACTTCATGCACTGAGGGAcactgaaaattgattttgtacTAGTGAAATAAAGTCCAACACCATTTAACCACTAGTGCAAGGGTACCAGCCCTGAAAAGGGCATTGTAGCATTCTGAGGGCTGGAAGGCATattttttggtttaaaaaatagTATTTTCCACGACACCTGCAGTattttagacaaaaaaaaaaacccaaaactgGTACTAGACACTGCAGAAAAGTAACAGCTGGCATCTCTGCTAATGGGAgtttgcacatacatgtatctatgaATGGTAGCATATGCAGAATATGAGGTTAATCAACCAATCAAACTCTAGCAAAATTTACAGATTCTGAATTTACAGATATGTTCTTCCTAAACAGCACCTCACTTACAGGTCTCTCGATGCAAAGAAGGCGTAACAGATAAGGAGAGAGACTGCCACCAGAGACCTGCAAATGCCAGCTACAACCACTACAATCTCGGCAGGAGTACAAAACAGATGACACGCCCACAGAATCTACCGCAGAGCAACCCTCACCTTCTGGGTTCCCACGGCCAGACCGATGAGGCTGATGCACTCTATCGTCTTTCCCCTCAGCAGCCGGTACTCCTTGGCCGTGGCGTTCTGCACGATGTGCTTGAGACTGGGCATGAAGTGGTCGTAGAAGGGCAGGAACTGCTCCTCGGTGGTGTCCGCCACGGCAGCCAGGGTCGTCACCATCTGTTCCAAGACCAGTTTGGTGCCCCTCTGGACCAGCTGTCAAGGGGAAGAAGATGGTGGAGTCAGATAGAATGCACAGTATGTGATGTCCCAAAAAAACTAACAAGTGGATttctgcattgataactttcaatataATTAAACTCTCTGAATGCTAAttcagggtctaaaaatataacaactcacctatattttgcagaaaaccccattcagtttggttaagtggtcacacaGAAATGTGGATcgctgtaaagcatgtcatgggtctgttttATCCACGTTTAGCACTTGGGATGTTCTTGGAACTGcacattaatgtgtgaacacaatggacagaacatggagggaagggattcctgacatgctctacaaagatccacatttttctttgaCCACTGGAGCAAATTGGATGGGTTTTTTTGTAAGATGTAGGTAACAAGTTATAGTTTCAAACCCTTAAactgtatttggattgattcactatttctaAAGTTATCGTTGTGGAGGGTTCCGTTGCAaatttggttttttgtttgtttgtttgtttttttggggaggggacatacggtatagaCTGAGAGAATATATTTCGACTGAATTGGTTaatatttgcacacacacaaaaaaagatgatgaCAGAGTGATGTCAATATATGATATGCCattgatcatcatcattatcattatcactgctCATTAAGGAAAGTAGAATGaataatacatgcataaaaGGGGCATAGGGGTGCAATTTTCTTCTCCGTCTTTGTTTGGAACAAGGTGCATGCTTGATACTGTTTGCTGATGAATGCTTGTCACCTGGGGCGAACCTCACACCATGCCTGTGTGACCAGATATTCTCAATTTCTCACAACTAACACTTATGCATCCATATCACCATCATTTCTAACCACACCCGTGTAGCCGTAATACCTTCTTCAGTACTCAAAATACCCACCGGCCATCAGCAATTTTTCACCATGCTCCTTCCACTGGTCGGAATGCCCCTTCCAAAATCAAACCATTCACAGCCACAATATTTTGTTACTCACTTATGCTCCTTTAAACGGTGTGACCCCTCAAAAAGGTGACCTAGACCCAAATCTGATGACATTCAGGGCCTGCTTCTTCAATCCTTAGAGACGCCCATTTGTTCACATCATTACCTGCTCACATTCTCTCATGCCAAGCTTATCtctgacaaaataaaagacaaacaaagaaaaaaaaaaaaactcttctcACCTCTTCCATCTTGGACCTGATGACCTGGCCTATCTGACTCAAGATCGGCTCGAGGTACGGCTGGAGGATGGACTTGGGGCAGTCTTCGCTGAAGTTGACCAGGGCTGCCCCGGCGTGGGCTTGCACCCGTGGGTTGGAGTAATCCTGGAGGACCTGGAGCAGTCCGGGGATGACCTAAAattgccataaaaaaaaacaga
The Diadema setosum chromosome 21, eeDiaSeto1, whole genome shotgun sequence DNA segment above includes these coding regions:
- the LOC140244950 gene encoding importin-5-like encodes the protein MAEHEQEQFQTLLGNLMSPDNGIRTQAEQAYEGIPPTGKTTFLVQTVASQDIPPENTQLAAVLLRRLFSTNFEGLWPHLPKDVQEGVKHQLIQSLQVNRDGMLRRRICDAIAELARNLIDEEGNQLWPEIWQFLFQCGTSSVAELKESALNIFNNFPGIFGNKQEYYLVVIKDMLSQCLDKQEQLGVRIIAAKATISFIVVNSKETNIQKHFMDLMPAVLDTITESIKSQDDDSLLKAFLELEESTPKLLRPYMENVLTLALQVIDNGELPDNWRHLGLEMVVTLSETAAAMLRRYPQYIKHVVPLMMKMMTDLEDDPEWALSDEIEDDDSDSNAVAGESALDRFACGIGGKTMLPHIIAIVPSLLQNEDWKSRHAALMAISAVGEGCHNQMEAVLEKVVDSVLPFLCKEEHPRVRYAACNALGQMATDFAPVFEVKFHAKVIPGLLQVLQDYSNPRVQAHAGAALVNFSEDCPKSILQPYLEPILSQIGQVIRSKMEELVQRGTKLVLEQMVTTLAAVADTTEEQFLPFYDHFMPSLKHIVQNATAKEYRLLRGKTIECISLIGLAVGTQKFMQDANDVMDLLLRTQTDTSDLEDDDPQISYMISAWARMCKLLGPSFQSYLPVVMGPLLKTASLKPEVALLDSEDAKTISEEEGWQFVNLGDQQSFGIKTAGLEDKSTACQMLVCYARELKEAFADYTDQVVEIMVPLLKFYFHDVVRYTASESLPLLLECAKIKGEQYLVEKWKYIYPELLKAIQTEPEVDILQQHMGSLAKCIEFLGRGSLNANQMQEVATTLNDMFESHFKRQEERQEQRKDEDYDDVVEEGLQDEDEDDVYLLSKISDILHSVMGTHADTALPLFEMLLPNIVRLLPQDKPWTDRQWAICMFDDVIEFCGPLAFKYKDYFLGPMLQNLADRSPEVRQAAAYGCGVLGKFGGPQFVPACLEAIPILTKVIMETGSREKDNLAATENAISAVTKIVQHNQNSLNMEEILPVWFQWLPVSEDREEAAYIYNFLCDLVQSNNAIILGANNSNLPNILAVIAEAFAREALSESEEVFRRCSGIVREVQSNAELWSLCLPHLTEEHQEALVSALQMTAS